The genome window AGCTGAAGACAGAATTTCAGTGGGGGCTTTGGGTTGCTACATGTGCCTTCAATGATCTGCTTTCCATCTCCTGAAGTCTTTATTATTCTCTATTATTTATCAGTCTCTAACAGTGTGCAAAGAGGCACTGGATGTTCAGTAATGACACGAACACAGAGTGACCTGTCAGACACAGCTCTGGGGCATCCTGCACAGGCTGATTTACACCCAAGGGGACCACAAACCCCCCCTCAGTCCTGCAGAGTTGTCATCAGTTTAATTGAACCCAAATGAAACCGTTCTGGTGCTGCCACAGCACCTGGAACCCAGTGCTGTGTGTAACAACCACGGCCACCTGGGGGGATTACACTGCACTGCACCTCTTGGACCTTGTAATTACCTGCTGTAATCCAAATTATCCAAATTCCAGTCTCCCAAACATCATCCCTATCTTCTGTGATCCAAAATGCATTAGGGATGATGGTGTCATTACCTGGATGCTCAGTGGTGATGAGCACATTCATCTGTTTACCACCATGGAGTAAATTAAACAACGTTTTAGTCAAGCTAATGAAACCTCAGTGCCGTTAAACCTGAGTGTGAATGGGGCAGAGCCTTCTGGGCCAGATTAATGCTCTTTGTGACAGCCAGGGGAAATTCAAAAGAACTTGAACATCACTCATTTTGCACTTGTGCTGGTACCactgaacaaaacaaactgcacaccttcattctgtgttttcctggagCCGTGACAGGGACATGGCAGGAGGTTTTCTGTTCTGAACACAGCACTGCTCCAGAGAAAGCAACCCCAAACCACTGCatccttcttccttccccttAACTCCCCAGTCCAAAACCATCTGGGGATTTCAGGTGCCAAGTATGAAAGCTCTCGAAGGTGCCCCATTGTCAGAGAGTGAAAACATTGGCTTTGGAACAATCCAGATCCCAGAAATGCAGATCCCACTCTGCTCATCTTCACCACACTTCCCACAGCACCTGGGTGCCAAAGCCAGGGCTCAGAATTCCCAAAGCCAACCCCACCCTGCACAAAGGGGTGGGAATAAACTCCAACAGGCACAGGAAACACTCTCAGGCAGAATATCCACAACCAGGGAAGCAAAGCCCACCTGGTGTGCATCACAAGCAGGATTAAGTGACCAGGACTGCAGTAGAATTGTGCAAATCCTCCTTTGCCAGCTCTAAACAAGCAGCAGCATTCCAAGCAAACCCGTCCCCTGCATCCACAGCAGTGGAGTCATGGGCAGGAGAGCAACAAAACTATTTGGAATTTCCTCACAAAGCTGGACAGCAGAAGCGGAGTGCTGAGAGCTTTTCCTGACTGTGTTTCCCATGTTGCTGGGCCAAATCCTCAAATCCTGACACGGCCTGAAGATTGTGGAAATCAACTCCAACAGGGCTGTCTAAGCCTCCACTgatcactgaaatgaaattaaacccTCCAAGAATCCCCTTTTCCCAACCCAGATATTTGCAAATGTGCTGTTTGACAAAGGCTCGAGTCCAGAGGAgcctctgtgctcctgctgctccaggaaaaCCACTCCAGGATCCTGCTGCAGTCCTGTTGTCCCCTGGTTTGCTCCTGAACCAGAtcaaaaatgcaggaaatctttGGCATTATCATTAAATGGGCTATAAACCCCTCAAGATTTGATGTGGAGTCTGGAGAAAAGAGGTTTCCATATTTAGTTTTAAACCAGAAAAGGCTCTTAAGCTCCTCTGTATCTACCAGTCCATTAAAAATAGGATTCTCCTGTAGCCACAGCTCATCAAATGGGTGCAAGCAGGAGGAGAACAACACTCCAGATGCCTTTATCACAGTTGTTGACTCCAACTTAATCGCTTTTTTAATAAGTCttaattattcaaaataatcaccatcccttccctgcctgtTGTCATTTAATGTGAGACAACCTTCTACAGAGCAAAGcccaaagaaggaaaaaaaaaaaaaaaagaacaaaatctcCATAATCTTTCTAATATTTAGAGATACCTCAAGAGCTTCGAACATTTacctctccttcccagcagctgaaatGGTTTTAGGAGGATCATGGTTCATACCTCGCATTCCCTGGAGCCAGAGATGGTGTAGGTGCAGGGCCCAGATCCATTAACGGATACATCCATGGTCTCAGAGTTTGTTGGCTTGTAGTCCACGTAATATTCCTGCAAAGGGGAGTTCATTTGCCTCTCCGACTCCCGGGCCTTTTTCCTGCGCCTCTTCATGAGcgtgtgctgctggagctgcttcaTGCTGGCGGGATAACGCTTCCAGGACACGTAGATGACCAGCAGGATCATGGCCACGGAGAGGAAGAGGGCCACGCTCCCCGCGATGATCTTGTGGAAGGACACGTGCTCGTATTCCGGCTCCACCGCGGGCGTCGGGATGTCTGCGGAAGGGCTTGGCATTGCAGATGTCGGCTGGTGGCTTTCCAGTTTGGAAACGGTGGGTTTGGGGATGAACACGGGTCtctggggggttttgggagCCTGGTAGGACCTTTCAGTAGCCACCACCTGGATTTCGGCACAGATGTTATAGGTTTCCACAGCGTCGCTCACCTTCTCGCCCTGGATGTGTTTGGGGCCTGCACAGATCATGGTGCTCTCCTTATTTCCCTTGAAATTCTTAAGCCAATTAAACAGGGGGCAAATGCTTCGAGTACATTCCCACATATTCCCGGACAGAGTGATGGAGATGAGCGAGATCCACGTGTTGATGGTCTCCTGGGAGATGTTGGTGAGTTTGTTGGAATCCAGGTTCAGCTTTTGCAGGTTGGgcaggcactggaaggtgccGGGCTCTACCCCTGCGATGTCATTGCCCGATAAATCCAAGTTGTGCAAGGAACTCCAGGTCCACGTCAACCCCTGGCTGATGGAGCGGATCCTATTCCACTGCAAGTAAATGGAGCGGAGGTTGAAGAGCCGCGGGAAGTGGGCAAAATTGATCTTAGAAAACTGGTTGTGCTCCAAGTGGAGCTCTGTCAACTTCAAAAGACCGGCAAAGGCGTTGCGGGACAAGCTCCGCAGGCGGTTGTAGCCCAGATCCAGGAAGTCAAGGTTGCGGCAGTCCTGGAACACGCGGATGGGGACGGTTTTCAGCGAGTTGGACCTCAGGTGCAGGATCAGGAGCTTGCGGAGGCCCTTGAACTGCTCCgcctgcagcacctgcagcttgTTGTAGGACAGGTCCAGGTTGCGGAGGTTGGGCACAGGGTGGAAGGTCTTGTTGTGCAGGTGGGTGATTTTGTTGGAGCTCAGGATCAACTCCTTCAGCCGGCGGATCCCCTGGAAGGCGTCCTCATCCACGGAGCTGATGTAGTTGTGGTCCAGGTACAGCCATATGAGCTGATTGAGGCCGGCGAACTGGTGGGATTTGAGCTTCTGGATGCTGTTGTAGCGCAGGGACAAGCCCTGGGAGCCGCCGGAGATGTTGTGGGGGATGTCTCGGAAGGCGTGCGACTCGCAGTACACGATCTTGCCATCGCAGCGGCAGTTCTTGGGGCAGGCACGCTGGGCACCCGCCAGCCCCAACAGCAGCGCCAGGggaagcagccccagcagcaccctggAGCCTCCCCGCTGCTTGATTACATGGAAACCTGCAACATCCGAAAGGAAAAAGGGCCGTTGGAAAACCTTGCAGATCAATGAGCAGATCACGCGTCACTGGGGGCTCGGGGGCAGCCTGAGCCGAgcaggggggatttgggagacAACCCATTCTCCTCCTGCCTCGAGCCTTTGTGGTGCAAATCGCCGTCCTTGGAGAGCCTGCCTGGCCGTCTTTGCTGCCCCCATCGCCACCAGACTCCCTCGGTGGGGATCACGGTCCCCCAGGAGCGCCGGGagcctgctccctcctggccgTGCCCCTGTCCCCCGGCTCTGCGAGGAGCTGGGGTGTCCTCAGCGCTCCGTGCCGAGGTTTGAACAATAATCGTATTTGTCAAGTCACTGTGCTGGATGCTCCATAGTGCTGGAGAGGAAATGAGCCAGAGCTTCTGCTCGTACGTGCTGCTCAATGTGTTCCTCAAGGAGAGCAACTGCAAGCGCAATCCCCCCCAGACTACCCCAGGAAGAGGGAGATCTACTTCTCCTGAAGTTTGGTCCATCTTTATAACGTGTATTTATTGTAAAATGAGGCACTAAGCAAAGGTTTTACTTTTTGCACTTAGTGTTTTAAAGTTTAAGGTTAAGGTTACTCTTAACTCAGGTTTAAGAGTAGGTTTAAGTAAAACTCATGGGTTTTATGTacctaaaatacagaaatagatgcagagaaacaaaatttatcCTTAGAGGGAAGTGTACCAGGAATGCTGGAGTGGACCCCAATGCCAGGTAAAAATAGGAGATGTATTCCCTTCGAATGAACCACTGCCCTAACCCATTTAAACTTATCCACATCTGGCTGTGAATACCTAAACCATTATTAATTTGAATTAATCCAGTAGATAATGAAAATACCCACCCCACCACTTCCAGGGAACAGCAAGCCCAGAAAGTTTAAAGGGGGATAGTTCTCTTTCAATTCCTCTCTCCTGATTGATTTTAAGGGTTTGCCTTTAAGATGTCATGTTTGTCATGCAGCAGCAGCGCTGGATGTGAGGACATATGTAATAATTGAATATATGGAATCCTGAATAATTATGAGAGGGTGTGGAGGGGGTGTCAGAACCCCCAACACCCATCTGCATGCCTGGAATAATTTTAGGGCTGCTGCCTCTGTCCAGAGTTGCAGCCTTGATGAGAATGAAAATGCATTCTTCcaacaggaaatatttcaagGGCTCGTATCTCCTTGATAAATAATCACCTTATTATTTGCCACGCACACACTAAACCAACCCACTGCTGCAGGTCTTTAATCCAATTTTAAACCAAGGGGCAATCTGCAAAAATAATTCCTGATCTAGAATGCCCCTGCCTTCCACTTTCATGGGTagattttgtaatttaaatccTCATTTTTTGCTCCCTTCtctttgccagcagcagccagctaGATATATGTTCTGGCTGTTACAGACTcgggggctggggaggggggaaggaaggaaaggaataaaCCTGTCACactcggaaaaaaaaaaaacaaccgaCTGGCAAATGACTGCTGGAAATGTAGCAGAGGTACCAGGGGCATCTTTTCAGCCTCTTCAAAAACCACCTATGCAAGAAACAActcccccctctctcccctttGCTTCCCATCCTGCAAAGTGTTAACGCCAGCCCGAATGGTGCCGGGGGATCGGGAGGTGAAGCgggcagggatttggggagccGGGCACCGCCGCAGCTCCCGGTGCTCGTGCAGGTGCGGGCAGCACAGCGGCTTCTCTTTTCTCCGGGGGCAGGAATCACTTTGCCTCACTCGGGGCAGGAATTCACCCGTGGGTTCCGCTGCGGGAAGAAaggtgtgcgtgtgtgtgtgtgtgtgtgtgtgtgtgtgtgtgcgtgtgcctGGAGCGGGGGACAAGGGCTAAAAATACAAAGGCAAGTGCAGTGAGTCTGAGTCACCTGGCAGCGGAacgcgctgctgctgctgcctcccgcTGCCCCCCCGCCACCGCCGAATAATCCAGCTGCAAAATCCaccccacagctgcagctgtgccagcaaacaaaccacaaaagtTCACTCACCCATCCTTTTGTCATCAATAACGTCCTCCTTCGCCTTCCTCCAGctgttttctcctctctcttcctttttttttttctttctttctttttttttttttttttcctttcccttctcctctctgtctctttttccaAACCGGTTCCTTTGCTTTAAACCAGCAGCATCTTCGTGTCACAGCCCGGCTGGCACACTCGCCCCGCCGCCATCCAGCGTGCCGGCCAGGAACCCCACGAAGTTCCCCGGAGAGGACCAGCGAGAATTTTGGGgatgaggaagggaaaggaTAGGGAAGGGGTTGGGGGTGGGGAAGGCAGGACGAAGGATGGGGGGAGTGTGGGGGGGTAGGGAGGGACTCTAAGCTCTGAGAGCCATTGTGGAAGTCATCAGAGAGCCGGCGGCGTTAAGTGGCAATCGGCGAGAAAAGCCGGAGCAGGCGATGGAGGCGAAGCAACTTCTCTGGGAGGAAGCACCAAACCTCTGCCGGCGCCTGGCATCCCTCATGCTGCTGCCTTTTGCCATTGCCGGGCACAGCGATCCATCCTCCTCCGGCTCCCGGAGCTCACTGGGCCTCCCCTGCTATGCCAGAGCCCGGTTTAGCAGCCCCGCAGGCTCGGGTTATCCATTTAGCTGGTCGGGTTTAAAGTGTTTTGTAGCTGTGCTGAGAGGCAGCTCTCGTCTAATTCCGAGGCTTTCCAGAGAGCGATGATGCTCCGGAGCTGGTGGGTGCCGAGGCTGGAGTTTGTGCAACACCGAGTGCCCTCCACTGGAGAAAACCCAACGCGCATTAAGGGCTGAACAAGTGAGGCTGTCATGGCTCTGCAGACTTTGCTTCCCTcgcaaaagaaaattaaagacacAGCATTGCCTTGCCCACCGTCCTCCCCTGCCGGACCCCTGCGGCTGCCCTGGATTATGGAATGTTTATGGTGTGGGATTTTCGGGCAGAGACGCCGAACAAAACACCTGCTCCCCTTGGGATCTGCCAGCCTGAGCTCGCTCTAATCCACCTGACCTGTGTATTTGGCTTGGGCAAATTCTAaactcttcttcctttttctcctcctgtgttCCCGGGGGAAGgaaatacatggaaaaggaaTGTTTGCAGGTTAAAAGTGGGAGTCTCGGTACAGGGTCgaggggcaggggctgtgatCACACTGATCATCCCCACAAAAGGCATTTGTTTTGACTGCAGGCAGCAACTCCAAATGTAAACACTTCGTGTCCTGCCGTGGCTGGGACAGGGTTAATTCCCTGCCTCGTAgcctgtaatattttttttttctttttaaatctaagTGCCTTTTAGTCAGAAAAACACCGACTTTGATAAACAAGGCAGAACTGAAGCTGCAGAATCAgtgacacctttttttttttttttttttttttcctccggAGCTCCTCTCCCGTGGCTCTCCAGTGCCGGATCCTGCAGGGTCCCAGCCCcggagccaggctgggacccAGGCTGGGACACCTCCGCAGGGTCCCAGCCCCGGCTGTGTCTGGGTTAATTCCAGCTCGCCAGGAAGGTGGATGTGgaacaggggcaggggcagcaggagctcccTGAGCTGGTTCTGGGAGCCTCTtttcccaggagctgcaaggaATTGAATGCTCAGGGCAGGTCCAGGATCCCACAGGGGACATTTCTGGCTCAGGCACACTCGGGTTGCTCAGAGGGCAGCACTGAACTGTTCTGAACAGCGTTAACAGCTCCTAAAACTTGGATATTTGTGCCATTTCCATCCCTCCCTGtgctaaacacccccagcagtTATTTGGGGAACAGCTCTCTGCCCAAATCCCACTTCAGTTGCCAGAATGGTGGCAGTGCTTTATAAAGTCAGTCATGAGCCAACCATCGtgtgttatttaatttttaaatatttaaaatttttcccACTGTGGCCCAGGAATTTCCTGCTCAGCATTCCACAGCCTGGATCTCTGGGGGTGTCTGTGTGACACTGATGACCCCGCTCTGCACCAAAAATGAAAGCTGCACAAATCTCAGGGTCAGATTCCAGCCCTTCCATCCTAATTCCTCGTTCCTGGCTCACTGCTTGCCCCTGCAGTCCATCTCAGATGGAGTTAcccctggccagccccaggATCCAGGCCTctgaaggagcaggaaaaggactGGGACACAGGATGGGTCAAGAGTTCAACTCCattcctaaaaataaataataatccACAAAACAATCCATAGAAACCAACCTGTCCTCCCCTATATCTGCATCCAGACTGCGTCTGCACCCACACTGCATAAATATTCACTTCTGAATAAAAACCCTTGCTTGGTTTGTTCTGTTATGACAATTTGTCGCTACCTATAGATCAGATATTCATTTGCATATGAAAAATATCATCATTAATCACTATTTTTATTCTGGATTGGACAGCAGCACACACAACTCCCTCAAACAAGATTCAGAACTTAATTATCATAAGTGATGTTGAAAATACCTTTCCCATATCTCAGTTAACCCCATCTGCATCACAGCCAGGAGCTCTGGAGCAGGAATTCATATTTATTATTCCCAATAAATGTAAAAGCTGAAGTGTGCAGTTACTTATTCCATCTTGGACTGATAAATCTCCATGATGGGTCCATTTGAAACTCTGCAAGCTCTGGGAGAGAGCAGAGTAATGTCCACAGGAACCGCACTCATTTCCAGGGATGTCTTTTCCCAGATCCTTGGATCCTACAAGAGCTGAAGCAGCCCAGCCAGAAGCTCTCCTTCTGCCACAGACTGAGCCTCAAAATCCCCACACTCCTACCTAAAGGTGGACATGGTTTTGCTGCATTAAAAACCCTGTGATGATCTAATGGAAAATTTCATAAATTCCAAGGCAGAAAACTTGAGGAGCTGAGAAGAACCAAGGGAGTTTTCACTCTGCAGAACAAATGCCAccccctcctttttttatttttttttttaattttacattttctgacTAAATAGAAAACAAACCCACTTGAACATTTGCCAAAGGAGAAGGAACAGGGAAGTTTCAATCAGCCTCAATAAGGGACTCTGAGCTAAAAAAGGAGGAGGTTGCAAAGGCTTTTTGTGGTTCGGTTCCATTTccttggagcagggagagaggtGAAGATCCCTGCCCAGACAGACCGGGAACGTTCTGAGTGCTCAGCTGATCCTGGTCCAGCTGGCAGAGCTCCCTCCCACCTGAGCAGGAGCTACCTCCAGGAATTATCCATCCTTGGGAGGGTGTGGGCCGTGGGTCTGGGGGTTCTCTTCCAGGAAAATGGGTCTGGAGATGGCTAAGTTTGATTCTGAGCTgtgattattttatatttgaatgtGTGTgtaaattcatttatttatttatttatttagggacattatttatatatatatttccacaaatattctatgtatttttatgtatttgtattttatatattatgttCTATATGTTATATTATATGTTTATCTGTCCTATAGTTATAAATTCATCTAGTTACATATTTATTAGATCTAGTTATATATTTCTTAGAGCTAGActtgtatatttatttatacattataaatatatatatattatatttataatattttacatATGCATGGATATGTATAGTTTTATACACACAAAGTATAATATATGCTTGGAATTTCCATCCtgcccactttttttttccatgcaaaaatactttaaaattagaATTACTGATATTTCCATGCTCCACCAGCTTtgccacagcaccagcagcccccCCAGGCAAGGGAGAGAAGAACATGTTTGTGTTTCCTGTGTGGGGAAAGAGGATTCGCTGGGGATTTACAACCCTGAGTAACTTCTCCTCGCAGGGTCAGTggtggagcagctgctggaagctcctgagctgctgttcTTTGGCCAAACTCCTCTTCCTGCCTCCTCTCAAGTCATCCAGCTCTTTTCTGTCCctaaataagaatatttttcaatgATGCAGAAAAACCTGCCTTGAAACTCAGTTTTTGAttctgcctgccagggacaaaAAGCAGGAGGGTTTGGGAAGGGCTGATTTGGGGAGGAAATGATCTGAGAAGAAATGTTTTGGGATCCTCTCGGGTCACTCCTGTcctgcccagcctgctccaAACACTCCTTGGGGAGAAGGACAACAGTGGACGGGGCtcggagcagcctgggacagtgggaggtgtccctgcccacggcaggggtggcCCTGCATGGGACtcaaggtccttccaacccaaaccactctggaaTTCCGTGGTGCCAGCCTGGGAGGTCAGTGCACATGTGTTGAATTTCTCCCAAGTGCTCAACTCTTCCATCCTcaagtgacagcagagacaaATCCATTTAGAATCGGACTGGACAGTTACTGACCCCCCAAACGCCCCCCATTTCTGGGGCTTTCTGCTCTGAAGGGTTGTCACAGACCTGCAGGGGGGACACTGGTGTCTCTGGTGACAGGATCACCCTGGTGAGAGCTGAACTGATGGAAACCATTGTGGTTTCACCCACGTTTCCTCACAAGTGGGACAGGAACGTGCCAAAAGTCCCCAGGAAATGTCCCTGTCCTGATTCCCAGCTCACAGAGGGTTTGGGAATATCTGTGCCTCATCAATGTTTTAAACTCCTCATGAACACGTTTATAGGTGTCAGGAAAACCCACAAACgccagaggtttatgtccaaaaaagGAGACAGCGGAGCCCTTCAGCTTTGTTGGAATAAAGGCAGAGAGTTCACCAGGACACAGTGAACCACACACCACACACCAGTTCACCTGGCAATTTTCTCTCTCAGGGTTTTGGAGGGctcagcctcctttttatcctCAACTCCCAGCCGCAGGttgccctcttcctttccccaacGCTGAGGTACTGGGAAGGTACAGCCTTCCCCGACCTGCCACATATTCCAcccccccaaacctgccctTGTACCCCAAAGTTCAGAAACTCGGGCTGGCGCAGCCCCTTGGCTCTTTCAGGAGCCAGAACCTGCTGCCCACAGTTAATAGAGACATTAAGACCCATGTCAAAGACATTAACACCCATCAAATTGTCTGTAAAGACACCAGACCACATCTTCCCTCTCACAGGGATCAAACTGCCTTTGGTATGAGACACGTGAACCAGGCACTGGtaccaccccaaatcccaggattaAACTCCACCAGCTTGGGGTGGGTTTTTAGGGCAGTGAGAATGTGTTTTCCCCATCCTCCCAAGCGCAGGAGTGCCTCACTCTGTTAGCATTCAGCTCCAGTGGATGATTTGGTGATAAGGCCTGCTTGGAGTCAATTTATCTGGGCTGCGTTCACTTGCTCCCTTCTAATTTGGCCTCATTTTCCAAGGATGAAACAGATCCAGAGCTCAGGAatcagctgctcccagcacagcccctgtgcAGCTCTGTTCCAAGGGCTGCAGAACTCACACCTTGggttttcctttccccctctccccaccgCTGGTAAATGATGAATAAATTAGCAATTTGCATGTAATGGCTGGAGCAGCTTCATTAATACCCTGTCAGGACGGGCTTGGTACAACTTCTGACATTGAGGCTCTAATGTCCTGTGAATTATTGATGAAAACGCTCACATCCAAGTCCTTATCTCCAGCTCTTCATGTGCTAAGTGTTTAATTGTCAACAATTCATGACCACTGCCTTGGGCTGGTGCATTAAAACCTGAGTGCAGCAAAGCCCTCTGGATTCCTGGGTGTGTTTGTGCCCTGCCCGTGTATGCTGGAAAGCAAACTAGTGGGAGATCCCGAgtcagaaatataatttaatgggaagattaaaataaattaaataatcgAGAAATACTgtcagagtcagaatacaacctgacagCCTGTTGGtcagggtgttggagcagtccaatcaaatggtggctgcagtcctgcagtgacagaggtGGTTCCATTGAAGCTgtgctcctgtagaagggtTTGATCTTCCTCTGAAAGTCCAGTGGCGGTTATGGAGTTATTGTCCTCTGGGAATCCAGTGGATAAGGCTGCTtgtggtgttccaaatctcagatttgatccgggtaggaaatgcttggctcctccccctggctggagcatctcccactgggatgatggaattttctcagccgagcagtgggactcagtggcccattaacaggagatatctcctggagggaggatgggttgtggaaaggTGAAGAACACTGCCCCGGCTCATTTAACTGATGGTGATAGAATCCATATTTTTGGTTATATCTTACACAGTAACCTAAGACACGGAGTTTTGTTCTggatgcaggatgtgctgtagTTGTGCTCTGTCAGCATTTTGTTCTGGATGCAGGATGTTCCATGATTGTGTTCTATTGGTGTTTGGTTCTGGATGCAGGAGGTGCTGTGTTTGTTCTGGATGCAGGAGGTGCTGTGTTTTATCTCTGTCAGTGTTCTggatgcaggatgtgctgtgtttgttctggatgcaggatgtgctgtgttttatctctgtcagtgttctggatgcaggatgtgctgtgtttgttctggatgcaggatgtgctgtgttttatctctgtcagtgttctggatgcaggatgtgctgtgtttgttctgGATGCAGGAGGTGCTGTGTTTTATCTCTGTCAGTGTTCTggatgcaggatgtgctgtgtttgttctgGATGCAGGAGGTGCTGTGTTTTATCTCTGTCAGTGTTCTggatgcaggatgtgctgtgtttgttctgGATGCAGGAGGTGCTGTGTTTGTTCTGGATGCAGGAGGTGCTGTGTTTGTTCTGGATGCAGGAGGTGCTGTGTTGGTTCTggatgcaggatgtgctgtgttttatctctgtcagtgttctggatgcaggatgtgctgtgtttGTTCTCTGTCAGTGTTCGTTCTGGATGCAGGAGGTGCTGTGTTTGTTCTggatgcaggatgtgctgtgtttgttctggatgcaggaggtgctgtgtttgttctggatgcaggatgtgctgtgttttatctctgtcagtgttctggatgcaggatgtgctgtgtttgttctgGATGCAGGAGGTGCTGTGTTTTATCTCTGTCAGTGTTCTggatgcaggatgtgctgtgtttgttctgGATGCAGGAGGTGCTGTGTTTGTTCTGGATGCAGGAGGTGCTGTGTTGGTTCTggatgcaggatgtgctgtgttttatctctgtcagtgttctggatgcaggatgtgctgtgtttGTTCTCTGTCAGTGTTCGTTCTGGATGCAGGAGGTGCTGTGTTTGTTCTggatgcaggatgtgctgtgtttgttctggatgcaggaggtgctgtgtttgttctggatgcaggatgtgctgtgttttatctctgtcagtgttctggatgcaggaggtgctgtgtttgttctggatgcaggatgtgctgtgtttgttctgGATGCAGGAGGTGCTGTGTTTGTTCTCTGTCAGTGTTTGTTCTGGATGCAGGAGGTGCTGTGTTTTATCTCTGTCAGTGTTCTggatgcaggatgtgctgtgttctggatgcaggatgtgctgtgttttttctctgtcagtgtttgttctggatgcaggaggtgctgtgtttgttctggatgcaggatgtgctgtgtttgttctctgtcagtgttctggatgcaggatgtgctgtgtttgttctggatgcaggatgtgc of Cinclus cinclus chromosome 29, bCinCin1.1, whole genome shotgun sequence contains these proteins:
- the LRRTM4 gene encoding leucine-rich repeat transmembrane neuronal protein 4; amino-acid sequence: MGAAKTARQALQGRRFAPQRLEAGGEWVFQRPFFLSDVAGFHVIKQRGGSRVLLGLLPLALLLGLAGAQRACPKNCRCDGKIVYCESHAFRDIPHNISGGSQGLSLRYNSIQKLKSHQFAGLNQLIWLYLDHNYISSVDEDAFQGIRRLKELILSSNKITHLHNKTFHPVPNLRNLDLSYNKLQVLQAEQFKGLRKLLILHLRSNSLKTVPIRVFQDCRNLDFLDLGYNRLRSLSRNAFAGLLKLTELHLEHNQFSKINFAHFPRLFNLRSIYLQWNRIRSISQGLTWTWSSLHNLDLSGNDIAGVEPGTFQCLPNLQKLNLDSNKLTNISQETINTWISLISITLSGNMWECTRSICPLFNWLKNFKGNKESTMICAGPKHIQGEKVSDAVETYNICAEIQVVATERSYQAPKTPQRPVFIPKPTVSKLESHQPTSAMPSPSADIPTPAVEPEYEHVSFHKIIAGSVALFLSVAMILLVIYVSWKRYPASMKQLQQHTLMKRRRKKARESERQMNSPLQEYYVDYKPTNSETMDVSVNGSGPCTYTISGSRECEVPHHMKTLPYYSYDQPVIGYCQAHKPLHVNKGYETVSREPAETSNLDLGRDHSFIATIARSAAPAIYIERIPN